In Lacibacter sp. H375, one DNA window encodes the following:
- the ric gene encoding iron-sulfur cluster repair di-iron protein: MNATNERTVAELVTEDYRTADVFKKFGIDFCCGGKVTVEEICVKKNISYEQLTEELSRIGQSTPSTDTNFKEWPLDKLANYIVEKHHGYVTNNLELIRQYANKVALVHGAHRPETKAIARLYNEVADELAHHLEKEEIILFPYVNQLAAAKRNNVKIQAPHFGTVKNPITMMEAEHEFAGDHFHEIATLSDQYTAPPEACNTYRVLYAKLKEFEDDLHTHIHLENNILFPKAKTLEQEVIAQVHL; encoded by the coding sequence ATGAATGCAACAAACGAGAGAACAGTAGCCGAACTGGTAACAGAAGATTACCGCACGGCCGATGTATTTAAAAAATTCGGAATCGACTTTTGCTGTGGTGGTAAAGTAACAGTGGAAGAGATCTGCGTAAAAAAGAATATCTCTTACGAACAGTTAACGGAAGAACTGAGCCGCATTGGTCAGTCAACTCCATCAACAGATACAAATTTCAAAGAGTGGCCGTTGGATAAACTGGCGAATTATATTGTGGAGAAACATCATGGCTATGTAACGAATAACCTCGAACTCATCCGTCAGTATGCAAACAAAGTGGCATTGGTACATGGTGCTCATCGTCCGGAAACAAAAGCCATTGCACGTTTGTATAATGAAGTGGCCGATGAACTGGCGCATCATCTCGAAAAAGAAGAGATCATTTTATTTCCTTATGTAAACCAACTCGCAGCCGCCAAACGAAACAACGTAAAAATTCAGGCGCCACATTTCGGCACGGTGAAAAATCCGATCACGATGATGGAAGCTGAACATGAATTTGCTGGCGATCATTTTCACGAAATTGCTACGCTCAGCGATCAGTACACAGCACCACCGGAAGCCTGTAACACATATCGTGTGTTGTATGCTAAATTGAAAGAGTTTGAAGACGATCTGCACACGCATATTCACCTGGAGAATAATATTCTTTTTCCGAAAGCGAAAACACTGGAGCAGGAAGTAATTGCACAAGTGCATTTGTAA
- the pbpC gene encoding penicillin-binding protein 1C, whose translation MKLPKPSWKKIFRRTGIAVLGFIVLFFIIHILFPLPDKIEYSTIITDDKGEVIHAFLTNNEQWRMKTELDEISPLLRKTIVQKEDKFFYRHFGINPIAVGRAFVMNVFTGRRTSGASTITMQVAKALEPKKRNIGNKFIEMFRALQLELKYSKDEILQLYLNLVPYGGNIEGVKSASILYFGKNPDHLSLAEITALSIIPNRPSSLVIGKNNEEIVKQRNKWLNRFAKEKVFTKKEIEDALAEPLTAKRGVVPKLAPHLAYKLKQSGGPIIKTNLQLNTQYKTEKLLQDYVRTLRLSKIRNAAVIIIDNETHKVITYVGSGDFTDTTDGGQVNGAAAVRQPGSTLKPLLYGLCFDEGLLTPKKMMNDVPVNYAGYSPENYDKNFNGPVTVEYALEHSLNIPSVKALNILGKDKMIQQLSSIGFKQIQSKQKALGLSLILGGCGATLEQLTGMYSCFATEGMYYRPLFVQHDGGSKPQRILSADATYMVTDILSRINRPDFPLHWDATAHLPKIAWKTGTSYGRRDAWSIGYNKKYTVGVWVGNFSGEGNAELSGAHTATPLLFRIFNTLDYDADRAWFTPPKELEQRKICSETGLPPSAHCTNLVLDYFVPGISSTQTCNNFEEIAVSADEKISYCKSCEPETGFKRKGYKLIAAEVQNWMQGNGLAVEVIPPHNPQCEKIFASGAPQIKSPVNGSEYLISKKNPEPLQLVCETGNDVSRVYWYINNQFYKTTDAGSKQFFLPTEGNIKISCTDDKGRNRDIKIMVKYVDL comes from the coding sequence ATGAAGCTACCAAAACCGTCGTGGAAAAAAATCTTTCGAAGAACAGGCATTGCTGTACTTGGCTTCATCGTTTTGTTTTTTATCATTCATATTCTTTTTCCATTGCCCGATAAGATCGAATACTCTACCATTATAACGGATGATAAAGGCGAAGTGATCCACGCTTTTCTTACCAACAACGAACAGTGGCGCATGAAAACCGAGCTGGACGAAATTTCTCCATTGCTGCGGAAGACGATTGTGCAGAAAGAAGACAAGTTTTTCTATCGTCACTTCGGGATCAATCCGATTGCTGTTGGCCGTGCGTTTGTGATGAATGTATTTACCGGCCGGCGAACATCCGGCGCCAGCACTATTACCATGCAGGTAGCGAAAGCATTGGAGCCGAAGAAACGTAACATCGGAAACAAATTCATTGAAATGTTCCGGGCTTTACAACTGGAACTGAAATACAGCAAAGACGAGATCCTGCAACTCTACCTCAACCTCGTTCCGTACGGTGGCAATATTGAAGGTGTAAAGTCGGCTTCTATTTTATACTTCGGTAAAAATCCTGATCATTTATCATTGGCTGAGATCACCGCTTTATCCATTATACCCAACCGGCCGTCATCATTAGTGATTGGTAAGAACAATGAGGAGATCGTAAAACAACGCAACAAATGGCTCAACCGTTTTGCAAAAGAAAAGGTGTTCACCAAAAAGGAAATTGAAGATGCACTGGCCGAGCCATTAACAGCAAAGCGTGGTGTGGTGCCAAAGCTTGCTCCGCATCTTGCCTACAAACTCAAACAAAGTGGCGGCCCCATTATTAAAACCAACCTGCAACTAAACACACAATACAAAACAGAAAAACTGCTGCAGGATTATGTGCGTACACTTAGGTTGAGTAAGATCCGCAATGCTGCCGTCATAATCATCGATAACGAAACGCACAAAGTGATTACCTATGTTGGTAGCGGCGATTTTACTGATACAACTGATGGCGGACAGGTAAACGGTGCAGCGGCAGTTCGTCAGCCGGGCAGTACGTTAAAGCCATTGCTTTATGGTTTGTGTTTTGATGAAGGCTTACTCACTCCCAAGAAAATGATGAACGATGTGCCTGTGAATTACGCTGGCTATTCACCGGAGAACTATGATAAAAATTTCAACGGTCCGGTTACTGTGGAATATGCGTTGGAACATTCGCTCAACATACCATCTGTAAAAGCATTGAATATACTGGGAAAGGATAAGATGATCCAGCAACTCAGCAGCATCGGGTTTAAACAAATTCAATCAAAGCAAAAAGCATTGGGTTTGAGTTTGATCCTGGGCGGTTGCGGCGCCACGCTTGAACAACTAACGGGTATGTACAGTTGTTTTGCAACAGAAGGAATGTATTACCGTCCGTTGTTTGTGCAGCACGATGGAGGTTCAAAACCCCAACGAATTTTATCGGCCGATGCGACTTATATGGTCACCGATATTCTCAGCCGCATCAACCGACCCGACTTTCCATTGCATTGGGATGCAACGGCACACTTGCCCAAGATTGCCTGGAAAACCGGCACATCATACGGACGAAGAGATGCATGGAGTATTGGATACAATAAAAAATATACAGTAGGCGTGTGGGTCGGTAATTTTTCGGGAGAAGGAAATGCAGAACTGAGCGGTGCACATACAGCCACACCATTGTTGTTCCGCATTTTTAATACACTCGATTACGATGCCGACCGTGCATGGTTTACGCCGCCGAAAGAACTGGAGCAACGGAAGATATGCAGCGAAACAGGGTTGCCGCCATCGGCACATTGTACCAATCTTGTGTTGGATTATTTTGTTCCTGGTATTTCATCAACACAAACCTGTAACAACTTCGAAGAGATCGCTGTGAGTGCCGATGAAAAGATCAGCTATTGCAAAAGCTGTGAACCCGAAACGGGTTTCAAACGAAAAGGCTATAAACTCATTGCAGCCGAAGTGCAGAACTGGATGCAGGGAAATGGCTTAGCAGTTGAAGTAATTCCGCCACATAATCCGCAATGCGAAAAAATATTTGCATCGGGTGCGCCGCAGATCAAATCACCGGTGAACGGCAGCGAATATCTCATCAGTAAAAAAAATCCTGAGCCCTTACAACTCGTTTGTGAAACGGGTAACGATGTGAGCCGTGTGTATTGGTATATCAATAATCAATTCTACAAAACAACCGATGCAGGCAGCAAACAGTTCTTTCTGCCAACCGAAGGCAACATTAAAATTTCCTGCACCGATGATAAAGGCCGCAACAGGGATATCAAGATCATGGTGAAATATGTTGATCTGTAA